The sequence TGGTACACGGGCTCCGCCTGGACCAAGCCGGTCGGTGTCTACGCCGCCTACTTCCAGACCACCATGTCGTCCTACCGCGACACGGCCTCCAGCACCTGCTACCTGTGACGCCGCCGCGGGGCCGGTCCCGAGAGGTTCGCCTTTCGAGACCGGTCCTTGGCCGCGCAGTCCTACGATCCGAGCGATGTCCGAGACGCCCGCACCGACCTTCGACTTCCGGATGCTGGGGCCGCTGGCCGTCGAGCGGAACGACGTACCCGTCGCCCTCGCCGCGGAGAAGCCGCGGGCGCTGCTCGCGTTCCTGCTGTTGCGGCGCAACCACGTCACTCCGATGGACTCCATCCTCGAGGCGCTGTGGGAGGACGCGCCCCCGCCGACCGCGCTGGCCGCCGCCCAGGTCTACGTCTCCCAGCTGCGGCGGGCGCTGGCCGAGCCGCCGGGCCACCCGGTCACCATCGTCACCGCGCCGCCCGGGTACGTCCTGCGGGTCGACGAGCAGGCGTGCGACATCGGACGCTTCGAGACCCTCCGCCGGCAAGCACGCGCCTGCGCGGATGCGCGGCAGACCGCGCGTCTGCTGCGTCTCGCCCTCGAGGAGTGGAGCGGACCGGCGCTGGCGGACCTCCAGCAGTACCGGTTCGCAGCCGAGGTCGCCGCCGCCCTCGCCGAGGACCGGTTGACCACGCTCGAGGACCGAATCGCCGCGGACCTGGCCTGCGGTGAGCACCGCGCTCTGGTCGGCGAGCTGACCGAGCTGACCTCGACGAACCCGTACCGCGAGACCCTGTGGGAGCAGCTCGTGCTGGCCCTCTACCGGTCGGGGCGGCAGAGCGAGGCCCTGGCCGCGTACCAGCGCATGCGCGCCCTGCTTCAGGACGATCTGGGGATCGACCCGAGCCCGCGGCTGCGCGACCTCGAGGCCGCGGTGCTCCGGCAGGACCCGGCGCTCGAGCGACCCGCCGATCTCCCGCCTTCGAGCCTGGCGGCAGTGGCGACCCCGGCCGCCCCGGAGCCGCCCACGATCTCCGACCCGCACGTCGTCGGTCTCCTGCTCACCGACGTCGAGGGCTCGACCCAGCTCTGGCATCGCTACGCCGACCAGATGCCGCAGGTGATGGTGGCCCACAACGACGTGGTCTCCGCGGTGGTCAGCGCCCACGAGGGACGGCTGCCACCCGACCAGGGCGAGGGCGACTCGCGCCTGGCGGTGTTCCCCTCGATCGTGCACGCCGTGGTCGCGGCCGGCGAGCTGCAGGACGCCCTGCAGGGCCACGAATGGCCGGAGGGCGTACGTCCGGCGGTGCGCATGGCGGTCCACGCGGGCAGCGTCGTCGAGGTCGCCGGGAACGTGTTCGGTTCCGCGGTACACCGCTGCGCCCGGCTGCGGGCTCTGGCCAACGGTCGCCAGGTCCTCGTGTCCGGCACCGCGGCTTCCCTCACGGGGGAGGCGCTGCCCGCGGCCTGGGAGCTGACCAGGCTCGGGCGATTCGCCTTGCGGGACTTCGAGGACGAGGAGGAGGTGTTCCAGCTCGACCGTCGCGGCAAGGCGCTGGAGTTCCCGCCACTGCGCAGCTCGGTACGTCTTCCCGTCGACACGACGCCCTTCGTCGGGCGCCGCGACGAGGTCGAGGTGCTGGCCGGGGACGTCGCGCGGCACCGGCTCGTGACGCTGACCGGCCTCGGCGGCAGCGGCAAGACCAGATTGGCCGTCGAGTGTGCGCGGGTGTCCGTCGCGACCTTCCCAGTAGGCGTCACCTTTGTCGACCTGTCCTCCGCCACCTCGGAGACGGACTTCCGTCAAACGGTGCGGGACGCGGTCGAGAACGCGTCCCCTCACTCACTCGTCGTGCTGGACAACCTCGAGCAGATCCCGCGCGCCGGCGCGCTGGTCGCCGACCTGCTCGCACGGACACCGGCCCACGTGCTGGCCACCACCCGCCTGCCGCTCGGTGTGCCCGGCGAGGTCGTACGCCCGGTCGCCGCCATGCCCCGAGCGGACGCCGTCGCCCTGTTCCGGGAGCGAGCGATGGCCGCCGAGCCAGACGTGGAGATCGACCGCGACGTGGCCGGCGAACTGGTGGATCTGCTGGGCTGCGTCCCCTTGGCGCTCGAGCTCGCGGCGGCTCGGCTGCGCGTGGTCGACCTCGTCACGCTGCATGACACCCTCACCCGCGAGCTCAGCCTCCTCACCGACAGCGGCACAGCGCGGCCGGAGCGGCAACGCTCGGTCACAGCGCTGCTCGTCGGCTCGTGGGACGAGCTGAGCGAGGCGCAGCGCCGGGTTCTCGGCGCCTTGGCGACGTTCCGGACATGGACGACAGCGCAGCCACTGGCAACGACGACGGGGCTGCCCGGTGGCGACGTAATCGACGCCCTGGACCACCTCGTGTCGCGCGGGCTGGTCTCGCGCACGCGCGCAGACGGAGTCCCGACCTTCGGCGTGCTGGAGCTCGTTCGCGGCTTCGTGGAGCAGCACCTGGATCCGTCGCACGCCGAGCAGCTGCGAGCTGAGCACGCCCGGCTGTTCCTGACGCGGGCCCGGGACGCGTCCGGTGCGGCACGCGCGGAGCTGCGGGCGGCGCTGCGCTTCGTCGCGACGCAGAGCGCCGACCCGGGGCTGTCGACGGCGCAGCGGCTCGACCTCGGCCGGCTCGCCCTTCATCTGGGGTGGTACGAGGACGCCGTCGCGCTGCTGGAGCCAGTGGCCGCCGAGGCCGGCGCCGCGAACCCGCTCGGTCAGGCGCTGGTCCGTCGAGCCGGCCCGGGCGACCTCGCCCGCGGTCGCGACCTGTTGGCCGCCGCCGCGGACGGCGGCGACGCCGACGCGGCCGCGTCCCTCGGGGGGACGTACAAGGACAGCGATCCGGTTCAGTCGCGTCAGTGGTACGAGCGGGCCTTGAGCATCTCGCCCGAGGACCCCTACCCGCTGGGCAACCTCGTCGAGCTGGAGGTCCAGGAGACCGGGTCGCTCGCCTCTGTCGCGGCGCATCGCGCCCGACTCGAGGCAGGGCTTCGTCGTCGGCGCGGCGAGGCGGCGGGCCAGGAGGACCTGCCGTGGTCGTGGTTCGACGCCGGGAAGTTCGCCCTCCTGCTGGGCGAGGACGAGGCCGACGCGCTGCACTGCCTGCTGCGCGGGGTCACGACGGCCTCGCATCCGCAGCAGCTGCAGACGACGCTCGCGTCGATCCGCCGCCTGACCGTCCCCGGCGCCGACCCCGCGTGGGGGTTGGCAGCGCAGCTGCTCTCGCTC comes from Actinomycetes bacterium and encodes:
- a CDS encoding BTAD domain-containing putative transcriptional regulator, which translates into the protein MSETPAPTFDFRMLGPLAVERNDVPVALAAEKPRALLAFLLLRRNHVTPMDSILEALWEDAPPPTALAAAQVYVSQLRRALAEPPGHPVTIVTAPPGYVLRVDEQACDIGRFETLRRQARACADARQTARLLRLALEEWSGPALADLQQYRFAAEVAAALAEDRLTTLEDRIAADLACGEHRALVGELTELTSTNPYRETLWEQLVLALYRSGRQSEALAAYQRMRALLQDDLGIDPSPRLRDLEAAVLRQDPALERPADLPPSSLAAVATPAAPEPPTISDPHVVGLLLTDVEGSTQLWHRYADQMPQVMVAHNDVVSAVVSAHEGRLPPDQGEGDSRLAVFPSIVHAVVAAGELQDALQGHEWPEGVRPAVRMAVHAGSVVEVAGNVFGSAVHRCARLRALANGRQVLVSGTAASLTGEALPAAWELTRLGRFALRDFEDEEEVFQLDRRGKALEFPPLRSSVRLPVDTTPFVGRRDEVEVLAGDVARHRLVTLTGLGGSGKTRLAVECARVSVATFPVGVTFVDLSSATSETDFRQTVRDAVENASPHSLVVLDNLEQIPRAGALVADLLARTPAHVLATTRLPLGVPGEVVRPVAAMPRADAVALFRERAMAAEPDVEIDRDVAGELVDLLGCVPLALELAAARLRVVDLVTLHDTLTRELSLLTDSGTARPERQRSVTALLVGSWDELSEAQRRVLGALATFRTWTTAQPLATTTGLPGGDVIDALDHLVSRGLVSRTRADGVPTFGVLELVRGFVEQHLDPSHAEQLRAEHARLFLTRARDASGAARAELRAALRFVATQSADPGLSTAQRLDLGRLALHLGWYEDAVALLEPVAAEAGAANPLGQALVRRAGPGDLARGRDLLAAAADGGDADAAASLGGTYKDSDPVQSRQWYERALSISPEDPYPLGNLVELEVQETGSLASVAAHRARLEAGLRRRRGEAAGQEDLPWSWFDAGKFALLLGEDEADALHCLLRGVTTASHPQQLQTTLASIRRLTVPGADPAWGLAAQLLSLAHAARVDSGEGLAAPAVTLAAPVVVLAGASARADHKPVMAWLEPLVAAMPGGGGTIVSGGTSQGVSALAAAAGRELPGWRSVGYLPARLPRGVTSDDRYDQLRRTQAAGFGLSEPLAYWSDLLASRVRPADVYLLGIGGSVLTGLELHLAAALGAVVAVGGVESAALDAISPIPTDIHAQLVHPEARSLRTWLSTTAPSWNERGVLPIGR